The sequence GCGTAAGTGCAGCCTCACTGCAGCCGagggctgctgccgccgcactcgcccCCACGTGTGACGTGCCGCCGTGCCACAATGTGCCCCCCCAGTTAGACCGAATTTACACTTACAACGCTGTCTGTGCATCTCAGCGGTTTCTGCAGTTTGCCTTCGAGGCGTGACAAGTTTGCTCATATACTGATATTGGCGCCACCCTTTTCTTTCTCCTGAGAGCGTGACGGAAGCACGCCACCGCGTGTGTGGCGCGGGAGTCCTACTGAGGCCGTATACGCCGCAGGGTGAAGCGAAAGCCGTGTCCGTCTGCCAACGCAGTTCGCCGCATCAAATGGAGCTGGGCTAGCGGGTGGATGGACACCCGAACTTCGGTTTCATCGGGGCACAAACGGCAAGATTCGCTTTGAGACCACACATGAGGAAATGCATGAAGCCACAGGAATGCAGCTACCCGAGCACACGTCAGAGACATCTACAGAGAAAAGACCAGACGACGCAGTTCTCTTTCTTTGCTCATCGAGAAAAGATCAACAGTTAGCACTCGACAGCTGCGACGAGTGAAACAAGGCGTTCGCGGGGCGAAAAGCCCACAAAACGGAAAAAACGGCAAAAGCGACAACAGTTGCAGCAACAGGTCGCCAACGGGCGACAGACAACGCACAGAGAAGGAACGCCTGTGCGGACAAGACGCGTAAACTAGCgtaaaacgaaaaaaaacgcagacaACGTCAAGCACTTGCAGCAAGCAAAGATAAGCGCTCGTCAGCGTACGGTGAGCTTTCTCTGTATTGCCGCACACAAGTGAAAACCGACACGAGTTTCTACGCATGCTTGTGCTGCCACTTCGAAATAAGCACAGACAAACACACTAGAGACATCGCCTACACAGGGGTTATCAAGACTGTCGCAGCGACTCCGCCGGTTAAAGGCCTTTCTACAGAGGTGAGAGACCAAAGTGCATGCTCTGGCGTAGCGCGTTTAGCGTGGCATCGCTTTCCTCCACCGAACTCCGCCCCTCACCGTTGCATCTCTTTGGACAACGGTTCCTCTCCGTTTCAAAGTCTCTGGCGTTCCACTTTTGCTAGGCCTCTTTCGAAAACTCCCCCTGTTCCATTTCTGCTCCCGCATTCAGCCCGACCGCCGCTGGAGGGTGGCCTGAAGGAgagctgcgagggcgcgacagACTTCGGGGGCgtccctcgcctgcgtgcccATTGCCCGCCGTGCCTCCTCGCTTTGTTCGGCGGCTTTCAGAGCCAacgcagaaggcagagaagacgcggacgccccTGTAGCAACCGTGAGCTCCTCCAGAAGCTCAATGGCGCGGTGGACGTACATGCGgccgagcagctgcgcgcgcggcatcGCGTTCCCGGCAAAAATCAGGTTTATGGCCTTTTCGACGTCCCCTTcacgctgcgcccgcctcaACAAAAtggcgtgcgcctcgcgtgcaTCAAGAccgcgctcctcctcttcgaggGCTGCCATCAGCAATGGGGCCGTGATCACTCCCTGATGACAGCGGAAAGAGACAGATCTGGCATCAATTGGAGGACAATAAACTCGCACGTCGGACATCGAATGAccgaaaacgagaaaaaacagTACAAACCATAGGAAACCACACGTCGTATCTACACCTGCGGTACGGCCGTGCGAGCTCACTCGCAGTTTTTTTGtggcgccgtctctccttGAGGCACTCGACCCCATGCACATCGACCTCCGAGGCTCTAAAAACTGATGAAACTACATCTCAACTCGCAACACCCGCTGCGCATTGAAGTTGGGGATGCCCCTCGTGACGCGTCGCTGCCTAGCTCACCGAGCGCAAGTCACTCAGTGCAGGCTTGCCCAGGTGCTTGGATGATGCAGTGAAGTCCAGCTCGTCGTCGTACAATTGAAACGCCATgcccacgcaggcgccaaAATCGAAGCTCCACTGCGCCCACCGCGGCGGCATGCCCACTGggaaaaaagcaaaaaacAAACGCAAAAATCGCGGAGGGAGTGTTCAGTCTGACTGAGCCTCCAGATCCCCTCAACGGCTAAAGATTTGCTACTCAGCCAGCGGAAAGAAGTTCACAAACGCCTCCCGCCGACGAGCGGCGAACCTAAGCGCACTCGATGACGAGACACAATCACCACGGGGCAGGAAGGGCGTGTAACGGCCATGGTATCTGCCGCACATGACAAGATAATTTGCATGTCAAGCaaccgcgctgctgctgttgaGGCTTCGCGGCACACAGCTGGTGTTCCACACACACGTTTACATCCGTCGACATGCGTTTCATTCTCAGTTTcgctgcagacagagacCCTGACTCCGCGGATATCTGCGCTTGCACGTAAAGGCGAAATGCGATGCCCGCGCGAACTCAGGTTATTTTCGCcgacacacgcacgcgcagatCCATGCCTCATATGAAGATATACGTACACGAGAAACTTTGAAACGTcggtgcatgcgcggctGACAAGCAACACCCTTTGAGAGTGCGCAGCGGAACAGAGACTGAAATCGGCTGTTTGACTTACTGAGAAGCGcaaggcaggcgcagctttCCGCGATCAGCGAAGCAGTCTTATGGTACGTCTTGATCAGGTAGGTCCGCAGCGCGGTGTCtgaggcagagacagaacaACAAACACGCAGCGCAAGCAACGCGAATCATCTGCTACGTGCACTACCCACAGATGTCGCTGTGCTCATTTGCTCCTCGCGCGTACTCCGTCCACCTTCCTTGAATTTGCCCAATTCTCTTTTGAGCATTTTCAAGCGTTGACAGTCCCCCACACAGCATCACGAGGGGCCCATAGCTGGGAGTCTCCCGTTTTCTATCCGCCTGCCCTGTGTGCCAAGCGTCCGCTGCCCTCTCTTTCTTGCAGCTTCTCACCTAGATCCTTCGAGTCGCTGATGGCCTGGATGAGCTCGCCTTTCACGAGGCTCTCAATGACGCTCGACATGCGAAGCATGACTTCAGGCGATCCACACGTCGCGACAATGCCGTTCCTGACACACGCCAACGCAACCAGGGCTAGAGTGAAGTCACTAAACATTCGCGAGGCCTTCAACGGTCAGTCACATTCTGGTCCTGTAATTGCGAAGTCACAGCGTGCTGGAATCCGCAGCCAAATTTCAACCCGACCCTGTCCGAATACATgtacaatatatatatatatatatatacatatacatgtacataaTAACGCGGTTAGCATATTGCGATGTATGGGCTTGGATGACCAGATTTTGCGCTCTATGGAGATTTGAAGGCGAAACAGTGTGACGCTGAACAGGGAGTGTCCTTCGCCTTACGCTCGACTGAGGAGAAAATCCCCTCCCAAGATCGCAGTTTTGTTGCCGAAGCGCTTGTGCGTTGCCATTTGCCCCCGCCGGGTGTCCGCGCCATCAATGACGTCGTCGTGCATCATgctgaaggagagaaaaggagctTGAAAATCGGTGCTACGCCGTTACCCGTCTATAAGCGGCCCACGTAAGCCTCCCAGTCACGCGCTGGGGCTCTAAGGCCGACACCAGCCCGTAGAAAAACTTCAAACAGAACAAGGGCCGCCGCTCGAAGCCTGGGACAGGTCCCTGTGTTCCTTAAGCGTACGTACACCTGTGCCAGACATCTAGACGGCAGCATATCAAGATGCGCCTTGATATCAATGCAttcacacacatatatatacccACGTGTGTGTGAATACCTAGATACGTAGACAGATAAATGGCACGCTCTGCGTTTGAGCCTTCTCGCTAGACCCTCAGTTCACCTGACACGGGAGGATAACTTAACGCGGATCGCAATGGCAGAGCTTTCTTTTGCTTTTAGTTATTTGTAACAACCGATGTATAATTGAAAGCCATTTCCAGTCGACCACCAGAAGTCAAACACGCAGGCATCATACCCTTGTGCACGAGTGACTGCAAATCACGGAGCTCGACTTCTATTCGAGCAAGTGGAGGTGTGTAAGGCGAGGTTCCCGCAACGGCTGAGATACGTTTGCGTTTATTCGTAAGTGTCGTTAGGTGTGAGAGACCCGGATGAGGTTGTTCGCTTCTCGAACGCGGAAAGATTTATcacggctgcggcctcccccTACCTCGCTGTGTGAATGAGCTCAGCGACTTGAACCATGCAGAGTTCGAGGCCTGCTCCTCTCTCAAGCGCTCGCGTTTCAGACTCGCGGCTGGAGGCCCGCGACAGCTTCGGCAATTCCATcagggcgcgccgcagaagcagaagaatCACAGGGCGAAACCGCTTCCCAGGCGCAGTCAGCAGGTAGCTCGACACGCCAGACAGATCCGAGTACACTGAGCGAACTGGAAACACAGGAAGAAACGCATGCGCCACAAAACTGCACATGCAGGAGCTCAAACGGCGCCTTGCACCCTCTTACACAtacattatatatatatatatatatatacatatatgtatgcagtTGGGCGCCACTCTCCTTAggaatatacatatatatatatatatatatatatacagagagagagagatacatagatatagatTGGTACAGAGGTAGACAgataaatagatagatatatatgtagacaGATACCGAGTTACTCGTGCCAGGGTGTGTAGATTAGTTGCGGTGTGTGTGACGGAGGCCGCAACGCTGATGCGAAGGAAGCGCGGACGGATGCGAGACAACTCCGCATTCACGAATCCCCCAGGCGCTGAAAAAGTTGGTAGCCCGCGTTCTTCATCTCTGCAAGTATGTTGGGGACGTGTATAAAGTTGCACGAATCTATATGTATGCAGGCCGCTTCGACGCTACAGAAAAGGAACTCACTTGACGTGAGCAGACTGAGGTCGAGGTCTTTGATATCTGGGCGAACCAGCGCAAAGGGGTCGGAATCTTCTGCAAGCGCCTAGAAAGCAAGCATGTGGGGAGGCGGGagcgagacagcagaggcagactGAGAATATAAAACGCACGTAAGTCGAGCGCATTCAAATATGGGAAGGAGCGGACTGTGAAGCAAGAATCACGCAACACGCACACAGAGGGACATGAGGTAAACCTGGATTGTgctggccgcggcgtctcgtcgACGACTGTCCTGTTGGCATTAGGGTCGGGGTTTGATAACGAAGAACAGCGGAAGACCTCACCTTGAGCCGCGCATCCACGTGgtttcgcctcgcctccatcTCTTCGCGCGTCGTGTTGAACTCCTTGATTCTCATGCCGAGCAGAATCTCCTCGGGGGGCGCGTCGTCGAAGATATACCTGGGCAGCATGCTGACAGCCGCaagcagacacacgcgaagCGAGGATTTTCGCTCTTGACAAAGTTCAGCGAGTCCCAGCCGTGCGAGTGGCCGCGCTGGCGAAAGAGCGAagtcgaggctgcggcagtTCGTGGGCAGCACTCGTGTCAAGAGCGAGCCcagcctctcctcgcgttgGCGCCGGGCTGTGCGCCTCGCTGAAGAAGATCCCCAACCGCCGGCTGAGCCCCGTGACAACCCCCCTGGCGATACGAATTCGCCGACCTAGAATATGTCGCTTTCTCAAGCTGCAGTTCCCGTGTGTGAGGCATATATGCAatttcgcggccgcgctggggATCCACGAAAGCCGGGTCGTCTATTCGCAGCCCCACAGGCTCTTTCTGGTCATCTCAGCGTTCTGTTTTGTTGCAGTCGCCTCcctggcgcccgctgcgcggctAGGGCTCCTTCGAGCTCTGCAGGCTCCTTACCTTTCGATTTGTCTCCTTTCGAGGGCCTTCCAGGCGGCAGGGAACGCGCGGTTCAGCAGCcggctggcggcagcgagcgcgcccctctctgcgctgttcgcctcctctcggtCTGCGTCCGCCTGTCGCCactgtctctcctcttcgccccgGCGAGGGTCGCTTACTGTCTCTTCATCagccgaccgcggtcgcgacgagagagagatcgaacgccgcgccgagaacgaagaaggaactgagagaagacgaggcgctggagccgaagagggcgaagaggcggacgaagaaaaaggagactCAGCCACGGCGCGGAGCCGGaaacgcggcgaagacgatggaactgcggctgcgaaggGCGACTGGGGCccagagaaggaggcggcggaacgacgggcgacggcaggcgccggagcGGACGGATGCGGGGCcagggaagaagcgagacgaACGCCTGCGTGGGAGAAAGCTCCAGTCGAGGGCTGCTTGGCTCCGCCGgtgggcggccgcggaaaaTGACGTGAGAAAAACATTTCCACCAAAGAGAGGAACGCGAGAGGGGAGCAGGTACAAGCGCCGACTCACCAGACGAACGACAGCTCTCGGCGGAAAAAAGGCCACGGCCTCGTGAGACAGACAGGCACGGAGAGGCTGCAGGCACAGGGCCTCTAGGAGCttgcggaagaagagacaaaacgacgagagaggagagagtcGCGGGCACGGAGGCGGGAGTGACCTGCAAGGCAGATCGGAGTGAAGGTGACGGGAATGTGCAGGACACGCTCCAGAGTGAACAGAAGAGATcagggcgagcggcgacggcgagacggcTGCACCAGCTGCGGGAGATTGAAAAGAAACAACAAAGCTGACAGCAAGAGACGTAGCGCAGGACCCCGAGGGACGCCGCAGATGAAGACTAGGCTGAAGAACTGGAGTCCCTGCGGGACAAGAACAGGGTtaaggcagcggcggaggaagctcAGATTCCTGCGGTCTCACGGCGAGTCAGAAAAGCGAACACCGAGAGTGTACCCTGCCGATTTGCCTCTTAAAACCCCCTGGCAGCCAGTCTGGAGCTACCGATACACTGGGACTCAGAGATCGGGGTTTCGGGacttctcgcctctccagcGTAGGCGAAGCGCCTGGCGACTGCCCGCAGAAACTGCAAACGAGGAAAAGATCGACTGAATTTCAAATATGAGGAGACGTGGGAAGAAAGATTGCAAGCGTTCCATAGCCCCGAACTTGTGACCTTGGAGAGAAGTGTGCACTCTCCGTCAGCTGGTcgcgcttttctctcctcgggGCACGGAAGGCGAAAACAGCTTCAGCCTGAGAGCCCCTGCTTGCTGCCCTGGCAATGaatgcgcctcgccgtctaGCGCGAatcgttttctttcttcgtgCCGCCTACCCGCAGCCGAGTTTTTCAGTCTGCCTTTCTTTCCCATCGACTGCCGCCACGCTTGCGTCTTCGCACAAGCTGCCTCGTTGTGCTGAGAGAAAAGCCGCACCAGCCCGTTGCGAGCAGCCTGGAGACCTCGGAGCCTCTACCAGTCCTTCGGGTTCCGGGCGCGACAGAGGTagacgcaaaaaaaaaaaaaattcAAAGGCCGCGAATCTGGAACTCCTTCGCAAATTGCTCATGTGGGGTGTCTCCCCACTGTGTCTTCGATACACAagccccgcgaccgcgcgggaTTTCTGCAGGCGGGGCTGAGGGAGACACCTGCGGCTCGCTCCCGAGGGCCGGCCCTTGGCGCCGTCGATCTTTTGACTCCCGACTCTCAGTAGCGATGAATCCGGATACCGGCAGCACTTAGCACATGCTGCTCTTGTATCTCAGCGCCTTTTGGTTTCCGTTTGTTTCAgggccttccgcggctgGTAGGAGGTAGGCGTGATCGTCGTTCAGCCTTCTCGCCGACAGGACAGATGCCGAGAAACGAGGGTGTTTCCCTTAGTCCATTTTCCTGAGAGTGTGTGTGTCAACAGTCGAAGGGACGCGGATACCCCGCAAGGCACCTACGCGACGGCAGTAAGTTGCGTGCTCGAAGACAGCCTTGATGTGTATGTAGCGGCTGGTCACGGTGGTGTAGGTACCTGCGGATGAAACAACATATGCTGCTGCTTAGATGCGGTAAGTTGGATGTGTGTGGGATGGTTTAGAAAGAGATACTCACCCTCCCAAGCGGTTCCGCTAAACTCCAGTGGCGATACGAGCCCTCAAAGCCTACCCACGCTTGCCCTCACGGTCTGGGACAACGGGCTTCCTCAGGCGCAGCTGTGGAGCGATACGCGTTCGTTAGTagcgcggcggggctgcggtGTCGTCAGCAGCTGAGCACATACATGCGAATATGCCCCTGTCGCCGCGATACAGCATCATTGGGACACTGCGGTCAGCTTCTATACAAGAAGATATCCTGGCATGGACGGCGGTGGGAGACTGCGTGCGGCCCAGAAATATAGATCCGCATGAGGAATCCCCGTATAGAGAGGCTAATGCCTCGGGAGAAGCGTGGGGTGTACGGGGTACGGGTACACAGACCGTCTGTATGTAGGCAACATCTGTCACATTTAGCCTGGCATGTCGTCGCATGCCCCTGCAACAGGTACAGGTCGAGGAGTCAGACGTAGTTATTTGCGTGCGAATCCTCGCCCAGAATTCGACTATTTATAGTATTTACAGATACATAAATTCGTATGCGTTTGTACGGATTCCACTGTCCGCGAATTCGGCTGGACGTGTACCTCGTTTCTGTCGGTGGCAGGCTCGTCCGCAATCACACTAGTAACCAAGGTGCACAGCCGCGAGTCTCTGCTGCGAACATTGTGGCGACTTTCCCCGCGAACGAGACCGTTGAGCCACACACCCGTGCCTCTGCACGGCTACACGCACAAATGCATCTATAGTCGTAGAAAACGACCTGGTTTGTCGCGTTTTTCGCCGTCTCGTTTGTGGCGGAATTTTAGCCCTCGGCAagtctccctcgctctccgcaggGCACTTCTGCCGCTGGCCGCGCTCGCCTAGTCTCTCTTCGGTCAAGGATTTCTTTCCTCAGGGTCTCCGCGGCAAAAAAAGTCCCgacgcgcttcctccgcacgctccctctcctctctcaactgcgcgcgcggccgctgggcgTTGGCAGCGTtgggcgccgacgacgcgcgcgcgcaacTCCATCCTTTTTCGTCTTTCATTCGCGTTTTTTGTACGCCGTCGTTTGTACCGTCTTTTCGTTTTCCGTTTTCCTTGTTTCACCCAGTCTTTAGCCACTGGCGGTCGCTTTTTCGCGCCGGAAAACTCGAACGCCGACCCGCCGAAGCGCACAGCGTGCGAAGTGAGCCccgtcgtcgcgcaggcAGACTGCAGAACTTCGGTATTCCAGGTAAGGAGTAGAAAACGAAAGATGGGCtgaagaaaggagagaaaTCTTGGGGAACGACCGAGGTAAAAGGCAAAGAAAGCCGCGGACTCATGTGTAGTCcatgcggcgcgtcgcgcgaaaGGAGTGGGTCTGttccgcgcacgcgcgggcgccagctTCGACGCGTCAGGACGCAGCACGAAATGCATTTAGGAAACGGGACACGCAAGGGAAGGGGG is a genomic window of Besnoitia besnoiti strain Bb-Ger1 chromosome IV, whole genome shotgun sequence containing:
- a CDS encoding polyprenyl synthetase superfamily protein (encoded by transcript BESB_052640) gives rise to the protein MFFSRHFPRPPTGGAKQPSTGAFSHAGVRLASSLAPHPSAPAPAVARRSAASFSGPQSPFAAAVPSSSPRFRLRAVAESPFSSSASSPSSAPAPRLLSVPSSFSARRSISLSSRPRSADEETVSDPRRGEEERQWRQADADREEANSAERGALAAASRLLNRAFPAAWKALERRQIESMLPRYIFDDAPPEEILLGMRIKEFNTTREEMEARRNHVDARLKALAEDSDPFALVRPDIKDLDLSLLTSIRSVYSDLSGVSSYLLTAPGKRFRPVILLLLRRALMELPKLSRASSRESETRALERGAGLELCMVQVAELIHTASMMHDDVIDGADTRRGQMATHKRFGNKTAILGGDFLLSRANGIVATCGSPEVMLRMSSVIESLVKGELIQAISDSKDLDTALRTYLIKTYHKTASLIAESCACLALLMGMPPRWAQWSFDFGACVGMAFQLYDDELDFTASSKHLGKPALSDLRSGVITAPLLMAALEEEERGLDAREAHAILLRRAQREGDVEKAINLIFAGNAMPRAQLLGRMYVHRAIELLEELTVATGASASSLPSALALKAAEQSEEARRAMGTQARDAPEVCRALAALLQATLQRRSG